One region of Dysidea avara chromosome 1, odDysAvar1.4, whole genome shotgun sequence genomic DNA includes:
- the LOC136258934 gene encoding uncharacterized protein isoform X1, producing the protein MARASPHNSEERSWFGRLYCWLRSWVSPWSAQSETHCNDNGESGQSQFSDADIKDKELAEFKEAVGSLTLSNINRKHLSSTVPLVKLEWHEKLCSGKCGSLYITPNKMVAADNSMSIQPSASQGSHTTVQDELEDRTVYNGINAVTTNQCSQCSTSFTIAQFQGILKSIKSEIEHLSRMKHENIIRLLGVYFGDTTSSTIPMLVMEPIEYDLNQYLVCKNVISWEVSCLVLHGIASGLIYLHDDAQVIHNNITVKSILLTKQFVTKISSFEYAVSISNAKNDGVSADICSFGSVVLKIIASVEYSPDENQDLRKYLEGLATSCLKHKESESLKDMLKVLKVAGNHKTDGENSDNKDNVLMVDKFQSPITNERDSLSLQLAQLQRDYKAAQDTIVQKNEELRSYQKRLLEMEEVSFQLTNSFTTADSRSPLILSKEYRNIQHDCRPAASRAHRRTYHDCNPVPFEKHTMLAYEEAKSQVLTAFQKQIVESLFLLQEKEIHTSEVPKSVKLMLNKLHTDHCLDNEPVETIVEVLSKAYRDHIGQQTAIIPPEVHEYYENLAKFTWAIVTKAIPMVLSVDEDQYDEDIHDLKDDSDEAVESSAKFTYIYPTLFTSNSWPREVALKGRIKLV; encoded by the exons GTTTGGTCGACTGTATTGTTGGCTTAGAAGTTGGGTTTCTCCTTGGTCGGCACAAAGTGAAACCCACTGTAATGACAATGGTGAAAGTGGACAGTCTCAATTTTCAGATGCTGACATTAAGGATAAA GAACTAGCAGAGTTTAAGGAAGCCGTAGGGAGTCTTACTTTGTCCAATATTAACAGAAAACATCTTTCCAGTACAGTTCCTTTAGTTAAATTGGAATGGCATGAAAAGTTATGCTCAGGGAAATGTGGCTCATTGTATATCACACCTAACAAAATGGTTGCTGCTGACAATTCTATGTCAATCCAACCTTCTGCATCACAAGGTTCTCATACCACAGTGCAAG ATGAATTAGAAGACAGAACTGTTTATAATGGAATTAATGCTGTAACTACTAATCAGTGTAGTCAGTGTAGTACAAGTTTTACAATAGCTCAGTTTCAAGGAATATTGAAAAGCATAAAATCTGAAATAGAGCACCTTAGTAGAATGAAGCATGAAAATATTATTAGATTATTGGGTGTGTACTTTGGAGATACCACATCTTCCACGATACCAATGTTGGTAATGGAACCAATTGAATATGATCTTAATCAATATTTAGTATGTAAGAATGTGATTTCATGGGAGGTGTCATGCCTCGTCTTACATGGGATTGCTAGTGGACTAATATATTTACATGATGATGCTCAGGTTATTCACAACAATATAACTGTGAAAAGCATTTTACTGACCAAGCAAtttgttacaaaaatttcaaGCTTTGAGTATGCTGTCAGCATAAGCAATGCTAAAAATGACGGGGTTTCTGCTGACATATGTTCTTTTGGAagtgttgttttgaaaatcattgCTTCTGTGGAGTATTCACCTGATGAAAATCAAGACCTGCGAAAATATCTAGAGGGTTTAGCCACTAGCTGTTTAAAGCACAAAGAGTCTGAAAGTCTTAAAGACATGCTGAAAGTTCTGAAAGTTGCTGG CAATCACAAAACTGATGGAGAAAATTCTGACAATAAAGATAATGTGTTAAT GGTTGACAAATTTCAAAGCCCCATTACTAATGAAAGGGATTCGCTATCTCTTCAACTTGCTCAGCTCCAAAGAGACTATAAAGCTGCACAAGACACTATAGTACAGAAGAATGAAGAGTTAAGAAGTTATCAAAAGAG GCTACTGGAAATGGAGGAAGTAAGCTTTCAGTTGACAAATTCATTTACCACTGCCGATAGTAGAAGTCCTCTGATACTGAGCAAGGAATACAGGAACATCCAACATGACTGCAGACCTGCAGCTAGTCGAGCTCACAGAAGAACCTATCATGACTGCAACCCAGTACCTTTTGAGAAACACACAATG CTAGCTTATGAAGAAGCAAAGAGTCAGGTGTTAACTGCCTTTCAAAAGCAGATAGTGGAGTCATTGTTTCTGTTGCAAGAAAAGGAAATTCATACTTCTGAAGTACCTAAGAGTGTTAAACTGATGCTAAATAAATTACATACTGATCATTGCTTAGACAATGAACCTGTTGAAACTATTGTAGAG GTGCTCAGTAAAGCATACAGAGATCACATTGGTCAACAAACTGCAATCATTCCTCCCGAAGTTCATGAATACTATGAGAACCTTGCCAAATTCACTTGGGCTATTGTTACTAAGGCTATCCCCATGGTACTTTCAGTAGACGAAGATCAATATGATGAGGACATCCATGACTTAAAAGATGATTCGGATGAAGCTGTCGAATCTTCTGCTAAATTTACATATATTTATCCCACTCTATTTACCAGTAATTCTTGGCCAAGGGAAGTAGCACTAAAAGGAAGAATCAAACTTGTCTGA
- the LOC136258934 gene encoding uncharacterized protein isoform X2, whose protein sequence is MYESEFGRLYCWLRSWVSPWSAQSETHCNDNGESGQSQFSDADIKDKELAEFKEAVGSLTLSNINRKHLSSTVPLVKLEWHEKLCSGKCGSLYITPNKMVAADNSMSIQPSASQGSHTTVQDELEDRTVYNGINAVTTNQCSQCSTSFTIAQFQGILKSIKSEIEHLSRMKHENIIRLLGVYFGDTTSSTIPMLVMEPIEYDLNQYLVCKNVISWEVSCLVLHGIASGLIYLHDDAQVIHNNITVKSILLTKQFVTKISSFEYAVSISNAKNDGVSADICSFGSVVLKIIASVEYSPDENQDLRKYLEGLATSCLKHKESESLKDMLKVLKVAGNHKTDGENSDNKDNVLMVDKFQSPITNERDSLSLQLAQLQRDYKAAQDTIVQKNEELRSYQKRLLEMEEVSFQLTNSFTTADSRSPLILSKEYRNIQHDCRPAASRAHRRTYHDCNPVPFEKHTMLAYEEAKSQVLTAFQKQIVESLFLLQEKEIHTSEVPKSVKLMLNKLHTDHCLDNEPVETIVEVLSKAYRDHIGQQTAIIPPEVHEYYENLAKFTWAIVTKAIPMVLSVDEDQYDEDIHDLKDDSDEAVESSAKFTYIYPTLFTSNSWPREVALKGRIKLV, encoded by the exons GTTTGGTCGACTGTATTGTTGGCTTAGAAGTTGGGTTTCTCCTTGGTCGGCACAAAGTGAAACCCACTGTAATGACAATGGTGAAAGTGGACAGTCTCAATTTTCAGATGCTGACATTAAGGATAAA GAACTAGCAGAGTTTAAGGAAGCCGTAGGGAGTCTTACTTTGTCCAATATTAACAGAAAACATCTTTCCAGTACAGTTCCTTTAGTTAAATTGGAATGGCATGAAAAGTTATGCTCAGGGAAATGTGGCTCATTGTATATCACACCTAACAAAATGGTTGCTGCTGACAATTCTATGTCAATCCAACCTTCTGCATCACAAGGTTCTCATACCACAGTGCAAG ATGAATTAGAAGACAGAACTGTTTATAATGGAATTAATGCTGTAACTACTAATCAGTGTAGTCAGTGTAGTACAAGTTTTACAATAGCTCAGTTTCAAGGAATATTGAAAAGCATAAAATCTGAAATAGAGCACCTTAGTAGAATGAAGCATGAAAATATTATTAGATTATTGGGTGTGTACTTTGGAGATACCACATCTTCCACGATACCAATGTTGGTAATGGAACCAATTGAATATGATCTTAATCAATATTTAGTATGTAAGAATGTGATTTCATGGGAGGTGTCATGCCTCGTCTTACATGGGATTGCTAGTGGACTAATATATTTACATGATGATGCTCAGGTTATTCACAACAATATAACTGTGAAAAGCATTTTACTGACCAAGCAAtttgttacaaaaatttcaaGCTTTGAGTATGCTGTCAGCATAAGCAATGCTAAAAATGACGGGGTTTCTGCTGACATATGTTCTTTTGGAagtgttgttttgaaaatcattgCTTCTGTGGAGTATTCACCTGATGAAAATCAAGACCTGCGAAAATATCTAGAGGGTTTAGCCACTAGCTGTTTAAAGCACAAAGAGTCTGAAAGTCTTAAAGACATGCTGAAAGTTCTGAAAGTTGCTGG CAATCACAAAACTGATGGAGAAAATTCTGACAATAAAGATAATGTGTTAAT GGTTGACAAATTTCAAAGCCCCATTACTAATGAAAGGGATTCGCTATCTCTTCAACTTGCTCAGCTCCAAAGAGACTATAAAGCTGCACAAGACACTATAGTACAGAAGAATGAAGAGTTAAGAAGTTATCAAAAGAG GCTACTGGAAATGGAGGAAGTAAGCTTTCAGTTGACAAATTCATTTACCACTGCCGATAGTAGAAGTCCTCTGATACTGAGCAAGGAATACAGGAACATCCAACATGACTGCAGACCTGCAGCTAGTCGAGCTCACAGAAGAACCTATCATGACTGCAACCCAGTACCTTTTGAGAAACACACAATG CTAGCTTATGAAGAAGCAAAGAGTCAGGTGTTAACTGCCTTTCAAAAGCAGATAGTGGAGTCATTGTTTCTGTTGCAAGAAAAGGAAATTCATACTTCTGAAGTACCTAAGAGTGTTAAACTGATGCTAAATAAATTACATACTGATCATTGCTTAGACAATGAACCTGTTGAAACTATTGTAGAG GTGCTCAGTAAAGCATACAGAGATCACATTGGTCAACAAACTGCAATCATTCCTCCCGAAGTTCATGAATACTATGAGAACCTTGCCAAATTCACTTGGGCTATTGTTACTAAGGCTATCCCCATGGTACTTTCAGTAGACGAAGATCAATATGATGAGGACATCCATGACTTAAAAGATGATTCGGATGAAGCTGTCGAATCTTCTGCTAAATTTACATATATTTATCCCACTCTATTTACCAGTAATTCTTGGCCAAGGGAAGTAGCACTAAAAGGAAGAATCAAACTTGTCTGA